TGTTTCTCTGAGAGACTTTGCATGCTGGTTCTACCTTGGAGGTATTCACCAACAACCTCTGCCTTTAATTTTGAACTGTATTTAACCATATAAAAAGCGCTCCATAACTGTTAGATTTCTTGTCTAACAATTATGAAGCACTTTATAACAGTGAATGTTAATTGTGAGAGTTTTTGTTAACCGTTATATTTTGATAACCTGAAGACAACCTTGTCTTTATTGTGTAATTTCTTTTTATCAGCTGAAACGTTAACTTGTTTACCATTAACGGTAAATGTCCAATAAACTTTCTTCTTGTTATTTTGTTTGTGACCGTCGATAGCTGAGATAAAACCACCTTTTTCAGTAACTTTCCAGCCTTTTTTGAGACCTTTAGTTACGGTAGAGTTCTTCTTTAATTTAATGTTCTTCTTGGCAATTTGTTTCTTATTCTTCTTTAAGATGTAAGTCACCTTAATATTTTTAGTAGACTTAGCTTGAACTGTGGTAGCTGTGGCTGGAGCGAATACTCCTAGCAACATTAATAATGACAGTAGAAACGCTGTAATTTTTTTCATTGTTTTCCTCCTCGATTTTTACAACATCTTAAATTATAACAAAATTAAATCTTGATGAATCAAATAGATTTTTTTTTATTAATAAGTTAAAATAGGAATATTGAGGATAAGGGAAGGTGACTATAATTAATCAATTGGTTTTCAATTTTCAAAAGCGGACTAATAGTCTGACGGCTTTTATTTATTTGGTCAATGTAGTGTTGATTGCTTTGCTTTTTAACAAGCCACTGATTTCCTTAAGTACTTTATTTGCTTTATTAATAATGTCTTTTTTAGTCAAACGAGAAAATATCTTGAAATATTTGAGATTCTCAATCGTAATTTTTATCGTAACTTTTCTTT
This sequence is a window from Companilactobacillus alimentarius DSM 20249. Protein-coding genes within it:
- a CDS encoding DUF4430 domain-containing protein, which gives rise to MKKITAFLLSLLMLLGVFAPATATTVQAKSTKNIKVTYILKKNKKQIAKKNIKLKKNSTVTKGLKKGWKVTEKGGFISAIDGHKQNNKKKVYWTFTVNGKQVNVSADKKKLHNKDKVVFRLSKYNG